A genomic window from Elaeis guineensis isolate ETL-2024a chromosome 3, EG11, whole genome shotgun sequence includes:
- the LOC109505649 gene encoding uncharacterized protein, with translation MDRHRHHRRRPHHHHHAGHQVISFNLSGCMKLPQIKDTITKTPPGTTTSSSSSCPPPKKNHHRGHHFAATDPSSPKLGCMGQIKRKNKSSSSISSFSSSSSPSLSTGSSDSRSGNKLFGLKRAFMVRSVGSQASSTVRDDRGGVPVVVSVADLDPPLPVVRRRPVSDMNSVSLWERRCGGEALRGIQLEQPQLHLYATAL, from the coding sequence ATGGACCGCCACCGCCACCACCGCCGCCgcccccaccaccaccaccacgctGGCCACCAAGTCATCTCCTTCAATCTCTCAGGGTGCATGAAACTTCCCCAAATCAAAGACACCATCACAAAGACACCCCCAggcaccaccacctcctcctcctcatcctgtCCTCCTCCCAAGAAAAACCACCACCGCGGCCACCACTTTGCGGCCACCGATCCCTCGTCCCCGAAACTTGGCTGCATGGGCCAGATCAAAAGGAAAAACAAGTCATCTAGCTCCAtctcctccttctcttcctcctcctcgccGTCGTTGAGCACCGGTTCTTCGGATTCGAGGAGCGGCAACAAGTTGTTCGGGCTTAAGAGGGCCTTCATGGTGAGGAGCGTGGGGTCACAAGCGAGCTCGACGGTCCGGGATGACCGCGGCGGCGTGCCGGTGGTGGTGAGCGTGGCTGATTTGGACCCGCCGCTGCCGGTGGTGAGGCGGCGACCGGTGAGCGACATGAATTCGGTCAGCTTGTGGGAGAGGAGATGCGGTGGGGAGGCGCTGAGGGGCATCCAGCTCGAGCAGCCGCAGCTTCACCTCTATGCCACTGCGCTGTAG
- the LOC105041330 gene encoding beta-1,3-galactosyltransferase 7, with amino-acid sequence MKARSGGGGGERRVSARWILIACVAGFALGVLFTDRFWTAPDSNSQIISRQRQEQELQVISGDCSTKKKPGEDKDIMGEVTKTHEAIQSLDKTIATLQMELAATRSSQELMRLDGSPSIPASSQQKKKAFIVIGINTAFSSRKRRDSVRETWMPQGEKLQQLEREKGIVVRFMIGHSATSHSILDRAIDAEDAQHNDFLRLDHVEGYHELSAKTKIFFATAIALWDAEFYVKVDDDVHVNLGMLAATLARHRSKPRTYIGCMKSGPVLSQKNVKYHEPEYWKFGEEGNKYFRHATGQIYAISKDLATYISINQPILHKYANEDVSLGSWFIGLEVEHIDERNMCCGTPPDCEWKAQAGNVCIASFDWSCSGICKSVERMKEVHARCGEGDDGVWSALF; translated from the exons ATGAAGGCCCGAAGCGGCGGAGGCGGTGGCGAGAGGAGAGTCTCGGCGAGATGGATTCTGATTGCCTGCGTCGCCGGCTTTGCCCTTGGAGTGCTGTTCACGGACAG GTTTTGGACTGCCCCAGACTCGAATAGCCAGATCATCTCGAGGCAGCGGCAGGAGCAAGAGCTTCAGGTCATATCAGGTGACTGCTCCACCAAAAAG AAGCCTGGCGAAGACAAGGATATAATGGGTGAGGTGACCAAGACCCATGAAGCTATACA GTCTCTGGATAAGACAATAGCTACACTTCAGATGGAGCTGGCAGCCACTCGGAGCTCTCAAGAGTTGATGCGACTGGATGGTTCCCCGTCGATCCCTGCTTCTAGCCAGCAGAAGAAGAAGGCTTTCATTGTGATCGGGATCAATACTGCATTTAGCAGCAGGAAGAGGCGGGACTCAGTCAGAGAAACCTGGATGCCTCAAG GTGAAAAGCTTCAACAACTAGAGCGTGAGAAGGGAATTGTCGTCCGATTCATGATTGGTCACAG TGCGACATCCCATAGCATTCTTGATCGGGCTATTGATGCAGAAGACGCTCAGCATAATGATTTTCTGAGGCTG GATCATGTTGAAGGTTATCATGAACTATCTGcaaaaacaaaaatattttttgctacTGCAATTGCCTTATGGGATGCTGAGTTTTATGTCAAGGTGGATGATGATGTCCATGTTAATCTAG GTATGCTTGCTGCAACACTTGCTCGTCACAGATCAAAGCCCCGGACCTACATTGGGTGTATGAAGTCTGGCCCAGTTCTTTCTCAGAA GAATGTGAAGTATCACGAGCCTGAATACTGGAAATTTGGAGAGGAAGGAAACAAATACTTCCGACATGCAACTGGACAGATCTATGCCATCTCCAAAGATCTAGCTACATACATTTCAATCAACCA GCCTATACTGCACAAATATGCTAATGAAGATGTATCACTTGGCTCTTGGTTTATTGGCCTTGAAGTTGAGCACATAGATGAGCGTAACATGTGCTGTGGAACTCCACCAG ATTGTGAGTGGAAGGCCCAGGCTGGGAATGTGTGCATTGCATCATTTGATTGGAGTTGCAGCGGGATCTGCAAGTCGGTTGAGAGGATGAAGGAAGTTCATGCAAGGTGTGGCGAGGGAGATGATGGCGTTTGGAGTGCTCTCTTCTGA
- the LOC140856303 gene encoding auxin-induced protein 6B-like, producing the protein MPENERKKVKKGWLAVRVGLEDEGDGAGGFRKFTIPISHLHHPLFTDLLDKAQEVYGYQATGPLRLPCSIDDFLDIRWLIERESLHLQHHSSPFFLSPCYI; encoded by the coding sequence ATGCCGGAGAACGAgaggaagaaggtgaagaagggatGGTTGGCGGTGCGGGTGGGGCTGGAAGACGAAGGAGACGGTGCTGGTGGTTTCAGGAAGTTCACGATCCCCATATCTCATCTCCACCACCCTCTCTTCACCGACCTTCTCGACAAGGCTCAAGAGGTTTATGGCTACCAAGCGACGGGTCCGCTGAGACTTCCCTGCTCCATCGATGACTTCCTTGACATCCGCTGGCTCATCGAGCGCGAGTCGCTGCACCTCCAACACCACTCGTCTCCCTTCTTTCTGTCCCCTTGCTACATATAA